In the Telopea speciosissima isolate NSW1024214 ecotype Mountain lineage chromosome 6, Tspe_v1, whole genome shotgun sequence genome, AAAGCCCAGGCCCCAAAGTAAGATACATCCAAAACCctgcttttgattttcttccaaGAGGCAACAAAGACTCAGAACACGACATATGGGAAAAGTCATAGGACAGATCATCGATGAGGATAATGATCACAACTCCGAAGGGTAAAACAGTCCATAGAAAAAAACTTGGGAACGTGAAGTACGTGATACCCACCCTCCCTAACAGGATATGTATGGATTATGGAGAAAGTATAGACTAGACTAGACTAGACTACTCTACTTACACCAGCTCGGAGGAGGGAGACGCAGTTGCCATGTTCCTGGCCCTTGGCAATGTGGGCCATCTCTTGCATGGGCGCACCGTTAGATAGGATGTCCCACTCACTCCTCAGACGCTCGTCTCTGAGGAAATCAAAGAGACGCTGCGGAGAGATTGGGAGCCAGACGGAGGTGGCAGCGCTTAACACCACACCGGGAGGCTCGCCGGGATCGTCTATGCTCTTCCGAGTTAAAACCCTAACGTCGGCGTCAACATTGCCAGTGCTGCATAGCTTGTGCCACTTGTGAATCGCAGACGCACACACCCCAGCACAGAAATTATCCGTCATTCGCTGTGCCAGCTTCAACATGCTTCTCCGACCACTCGGGGTTATGGCTGCTACaataataaacacaatataaaataaaattttctttatttttcgaccaaaaaaggaaagaaaaagcgTTGAAATTTTGGTTGACTAAGGGCGTTGGGAGTCTGTTTGGTTTGGAGGAGTACCAGCGTTATCTCTGGTAGGGACACAGGAAGACATGAGGATGGCTAGGCATTCACATTGCCTCTGTAGAGTAGCGACCCATCTCTGTGCGCCGAAACCCATGCCTGAGATCAGCAACGAACGGTATAACTGGTGAACTATGCCCTCATCATACTCCGCATGTTCCACCCATGTTACCTGTTCAGTGAGTTTTTACAGATTTCAAACCCATCAAAGTTAGGATACAATTACAATTACAATTACAATTACAATTacaaaccacccccccccaatAAAATTGACATTACCCCTACTTCACATGCTGAcctgaattaaaaaaaaaaaaaaacagaagcgaAAAGACAAAACACTAGTAATCTGAGGAAATAACTTCAGTCAACCATGTAACGTATAATTAATTCACTTATAAGCCAGATGTATCAGGAAGAATCAAAGCAAAGAAAGATTTCCCAATCTAGTTTATCCCCCTATAATGGGGATGGTttggaaaaaaagagaatataaTATAAAAGATTGGAGCATCTCTTGGGAAGGGGCGAGGGAGCGACGAGCACGGCTGAAAGGTTGATGTTAGGCATCGAGAATTCGAGATATGTTTgtatataattaaataaaatcttCATAGAAACAAAATGGCCACGGTCTTAGGGCTTGACTATTAGGTCTTCAGAGAGTAATCAAACAAAAATACAATTCATTATACATAACATAGCCCCGAAACAGGTCATCGCTAGGATTCTGgaataaattaattttttcttataatCAACACACCCCgagaccaagagagagagagagagagaatggcaGACTGGAATAGAAACATCAAAAATGTATTTAAAGTACCAAAGGTTGAAGATTACAAGGTCTTACCTCGAGATAAAAGGCTAATGAAATTAATGTGTTCGAGGCGCAGAAACAAGAGCAGTAGTAGTAGAGGCTTCTATCCAATATAAAAATTGCTTCTAACCTCGATTCCCTCATgaataaaatcatttttttaacaaaataaatcaaatcgcGGAAAAAACACACTAAGAAACCCTAGTGTAAATTCATATTACTAAGGATGCTTCAGGCAGAAGCAGCAGAATCAGTGGAATTTAAATGATATCAAACCTAGAAAGGGTCCTCGGTGGTCCAAATCCGAAAACCCTTTCAGTTCCATGAGAGAAGCGAGAGTGATCACTAGACCCAACAAGACTCATAGATGTATGAGCTTAATAGAGTTGGGAATTGTTACTATTATATATCTATACAGCTTAGTAAGAATCTCTTGTCTTTCTCTCAAGCCTCAACTAGGTTTTAAAACCGCAGTTCTAGCAACTACCTCCATTAAAGACTTAGAGACAAAGGATACCCATTTTGGAAAATTATGGTTTTTCTTCTAaatcttatttttatattttttttcttacctTGGAGTAGCCATTCGGCATATCTTGTACTACACAGCCTGATGGAAGCCTCCTGCAGTTCACAAAAGTAGGCGCAGTTGATGAAGCTTCTCGGAGAGTGTCCACAGACACATCGACAACAGCCCAGACCCCCTCTGCGTGCTGTTTGCAGAACCTCAGGAAGTTGACTTCACGAATCGGGACCAGTGGAGAAAGAACTTGAAGCTCCGCATGCATCTGCAATTGTCTCCAAAAAGCTTTCCTTCAGATTTTACCAGTTTCCTTCCTTCTACTTCCTAAACAAAAGTTTGAAATGCCAAAAAAATTAGCTTACCAACTGAAGTGCACCATTTCTGGTTCCGCCCATACCACTTGAAATCGCGTCGGTGGTGGATGCTCGAGCGATCATCCCAGGAAACATTTCAGCCCATCGATTCTTTTCCCAAAGAGAAACAacgaaaacaaaaataaatcaaaatcagaaattttcaCCCACCAACCCATCTGCccaaaaataatagaaaagacAAGCAAATTTAATGTGCAATATAAATTGATGGTTACCGCATCCATTAGTGTCTCAACCAGAGCCAAGCTATTGATGATCACCATACCAGTCTCCCTCGATGCCTCAGTTACAAACCCATTTGGCTTCATTCCAATGCAGGAAGGGAAAACTCGCATATACTCTTCATGGTTTAATGTTTCCTTCCCACCTTCAAAGTTAGGAATCCAAAGAGGCTCATTGGTTTGAGCCATCTTGACTAACTCGTCCATGGCAGATAAAGCAAGCTCAAGCAACATCGATCTCTCCAGTGACCTCTCAAGGCTTGTCACAGCAGCTGCTGTTCTGGGTGGAGGCGCAACAGACAAGCCACCAGGAGAAACCCCACCTCCAAAATCAGTTACCAAAGGCAAAGTTGCAGCACTACCGCTTAACCCAGTAAACCCATTGCTTCCGACACCGAGTTCCAAACTAGAGTTAGGCATAGGAGGTGGCATTGAAGTGGCCAAAGAGGAGATTGGCCTGCCCAAGAACTTCCCTGCAAGGGCGCAAACTCGATCAAGCTCATCTTTCAAACGGGCATTCTCAATCCTAAGGTGTTGCTCCTCCAAAGAGATCTCGCCTAACATCGCTGGACCACCACAGTTGGTGCAGATTGGGTTCCTCATAGCATCCCTAATCGACATATTCTCAGCTCTCAGCTTATCGTTCTCTTGCCTAAGTATTGAGTTCTCATGGCGTTCCAGTTGAGTCTGGTTTATGTCATCATGAGATAGATTATCAGTTCCCCCATTACTTTACCGAACAAACATTGAAAAGGCAAAAACTGAAGAGCTTGAAAAGAGACATGTTATGGTGCATGCATTAATTTTACCTTCATCTGAGTTCGTCGATTCTGAAACCAGAACTTTACTTGCCTAGTTTCCAGGTTAAGCCTCCTGCTTAGTTCTAGCCTTTGCTTCTCATCCGGATGAGGACACTCCTTAAAGAGACTTCAAAGACATAAACAACAgagtaagaaagaaagaaatctcaTCATCAAACATATTCAGGTTCAGAAATGACACAAATCTTACGATTCAAGCTCTTGGATTTGCTGTGGAGTGTGTCGGTGgtatcttttcttcctctttgggTTATCGGCTTCCTGATCATCACCGGATCCGCCCTCCATGTTATCGCTACCAGATCTGCTCTCATACCCGTCTTCTCTATTAAACCTCCCAACTGTTGCTGGGGAATCCAAATTTTCTCCAATCCGACTTGCATCGCCATGCCCCTCCATACTTGTTTGCTGATCCAAAATTTTCATCCACAACCATcaaacagaaacaaaacaaaacaaagattaGCCCAAAGCGAAGCATACAGAAAAAGCAAATGGAGTATggattttaagttttaacaaaaaaaaaacttggaaacaTCCCCAAACAAAGACTGAAAATTCGTacaagagcgagagagaggccCGGAGAAGAGAACATAGATTTGGCCAGAGACGGAGCGACAAGGCGTGGCTGAGCGATAGCACCAGCCGGCATGTTGCTGTAAGATATGTCGGCCACGACtctagcaccaccaccaccaacaccagaACTGTTATcgaaaaaacccccaaaattcATCAAAATACTTTCCTAGTTCTCTAATTAACGTCCGCTTCTCTCCCACCTATGACGAAGTCTCAgcagtttttttctctttctttatctaCAATTTCTAAAACCACATTCGCCGTCTCAACAAACTCCGATCCGTTCCACTACGATAAACGGTTTAAATTCACAAACTCAGAAACGCAAAACTAAAGCATGAAGAACTTAACCAACCAAAGACGGAGTACCGCAAcctaaagaagaaaagggaaagaagaagagaaaaagcaaaaaaaagagtaaaagaaaGGGGTACAGAGAGGACAGAGGAGACAAAAACCGAAAACTAATGTCTCCAACTCCCTCTCTGGAAAGAACAGTGAagtggagagaaagaaagagaaagaaggcaagcaaaagcttttctgCTGCTTCGCACTTCGTTCTCTCCCCGTCTCCCTTTCTCTCTATTTAGCCTCTCTGTTTACAAACACCacaaaaatggaaagagaaaacCACCAGGGAAAGCCGATCggagaaaaccaaaaacaaaactaaAGAACCCTAGTGAGAGAGCTGAAGGGTTATATCCCTTCTTCTGCATGTCTTGACTACCCAAGCTTCCATTACTTTAGACTGACAATGGAGAAAACGAAAGACTTTTCTATgcggtgagagagagagagagagagagagaaagagagtagaaaataaaataaaaaggggaagatAAACGCTTATGTGGACTCCCTCGAAGCCTTACAAATACTAAAACCAAAGCAATGAAAAAAAGGTCGGTTGACTCTCGCACAAACacactttttctctctctctctctctctaactttGTCTTTCACTTTCTCACTAAATCCgtcaaaagattaaaaaaatagagataGTCGCAGCGAATCAGCGATGGTGAAAAAAAGCCAAACTTCTTCAAATGACCTTTCTATTACTGCCAGTAAGTAAGaatggagaattttttttttacagaatTCAGATCCGTAGAAATGGATCTTTCTCTATTGTTTTTCACTCTCTTTCCCTACTTCGACAAACGTAAGGATCTGTACCggaaaatgaatatttaataaataatagaaaaaggtaagaactaataaaaaaagtagagaaatggaTCTACAGCTGACTTACACCAGAGTCCAGCGTACAGATGGCCCTTCACTTTCTCAATAAAAGCTCTCTTTATTTCAGACTAAAATAGCGTTAATGGCAAACCGTCACCGTGACGTTTGCCGGTGGATTGGACGAATTCCGTCAATTTGCCTGAGagctctcactctctctctctctctctctctttaccgTTTTACTTCTGCGACGTTCCGTCCGTACGGAGTCCCACAAAACgtcaaaaccttttttttttttttataatgacgaaatgatatctttctttttatACCATCTGATCAACGAATGTGGTCCCATAATCTTAGGCGTCGGATCATATCACCATCGAGATACGCGCACACATGAATTAAGATCCGGAATCATGTCCCACAAAGTTGTACTATGGGTGGCTATATGGAATCATCTCTCTTTTAAGTCACCATCTCGACCTTTTTAACATCATACATTACCAAGGGCTTTCTAGACTTTTCAGTGTAAATGTAATTCTGAATTTCATAGCTTTTTTCAGGTGAAACTAAGAAAGTAAAAATTGAGGTCGTTGTGGTGTCAGGTGTGGTTCTCGTTGGGTGATTGGGCTTTATTGTATGAATGAGGGTTAGATGTGACGGGTTATGGATAAGTGGGAAGAATTAAAGGGCAGAAGGAAGCGTTGGCGTAGCTGTCCTTCTAAATACAGAACGATAAAAATAGGTaaagcattaattacataatagactctctctctctctctctctctctctctctcgcctcgCAGGTTTTGGGATTCGAATCTCCATAGCCAAGCCAGTCTTCTCCGCTGGATTTTCTGTTACTCACTGTACATACATTATACTCCAGCTTGCAACAATCAAATATGTAACGCTCTTTGCCTCGGATCTTTATCGGCTCCAGGACTACTGGGGTTGCTATGCGCATCGTGCAGTGCAGCATCATCCATATGTGCACGAAGGATCTACTATGCACACATGAGCAATGCTACACCGCACAACGCGCACAGCACCCCTAGTACTGggggtgataattttccccttGCCTcctcaatttctctctcttttgatatGTATTGATTTTCACCTACTAATGGGTTCTTTCCTTAATAAGTTATGTTAATAACTATCATAAGAGAGAGGTTCTTCACGATGCGATGCCGGTATAGGGAGGGAATCTACATGCCACACCAATGGCAGTCTAGAGAATGGTATGCAGACCGCTGCTCATAAGCGTTATTGGTGTCAAAATCCCTCAATATCATACCACATGCAACTCACACATTgtaacaagaagaaagaaagtcataaaaggaaaaagattcaTACCACATTGCATGTAGCTTGTATCCAGACATAGGATCTCGCTAAATGAGTACCCTACCCCCATTGATACCCATGTGCATGCTCTCATTAGTCCCCCACGTTTGTGCTGACCACACATCCTAGCATTGATCTTCtgtcataataaaaaaaaatcccatttgAAAGAGAAATAGTACTTTCGTGGAAACTTTTTCCCTTGCcatttatattaaaattaacATTTTAGCCCTCACAACTTGTAAAAGatttggagaaaattttcctccaccctcCATAAAATAAAAGTATATTCATCTAAGGTTATTATTACGTTCTCTAATGCACAAAATCGATAATGCCTTCCCCATTGTTCTCAACGCCCATCCCATGACACCCACACTGGCCATCATGAAGGAATTCCTCCTTCATCATGAGTAGGGGTATCAATGAGTTGGTTCAGGCTAGTTTTGGTTGGGGCTATATCGGCGTCGGTGTTGTAAGGGTGAATCTGAAACCAAACTAATAAGGAAAGTCAATTTTGGTGCAATTTGGATATGGGTTctttggtttcagttttgattcaatttgacatatatatgtatacaaaattatagaaaaatatgctttttaatgagttttgggcTGGTATCAAGTTATACTCGTTTGGTTTCGGCTTCAGTCCTAATTTTCACCCGGTTTTGGTTTCGGGTTGAGCCAGTTTCAATTTAATTTCAAGTGTGCAATACCCCAACCCAAATCCGATCCAATAAGAATCGATGCGGGGTTCAAGCCAGTTTCACTAGTTCGAACTAGGTTTTGATACCCCTCGtcgtgggtgaagggaaattgCCTCAAGAGTTCTATTCTACCATTAACTTTGAACCTCAAGGATTGATACTAATCGGATAGTCTTGGTTATTCGATCTTTTGATCAAGCAATAGTGTAGGAATGAATTAATTCAATAGTAGACAGGAATGGAATGTTAGCAAAGTAGCAAACACACAttgatatataaatatatatttgtcataaaataaaaactttaattgataaataaaatgaaataataataaacatgtTCTTATGAATCTTATCTCTATAAAGTATAATAGCAAGACAATCCCCTTGGATCTTGAACGATTATTTTCATCACTAATAGAGTTGTAATACTTATCCATGTCCTTCAATGAAAAATTCatgataattaaaataaaaaagacatttattaaaattttcatgTCAGGTCATTAAGAGTGTcattattttaattgaaaaacAATTAAGCTAAATTTACTAATTAAGTAGTGCCTATAACTTTAATATATAACTAGATATATCATGTTTGAGTCCCTTTAAATTACTGCTATGTTTGAGTATTGACCTCTTATCATGTGTGTCATAAAGCCAGTATAAGGCAAGGGGAGAAAAGGTTAGGAAAATATTTATTAGCATATAACAAAACACTATCTAATGTTCGAATGTTAGTTTACTTATTTTTGtctctttctgttttttaagCAAAGTTTTGTTTGTAAGTCCctccacccacccacccccccctcccaaaaaataaaagctaGTGAACACATAAACTATACTTGATTTAGCATTTGATCATATAGAGATGGTTCTAAGAATCCGAGCTCTAGAGAATTAATGGTCTGATTTAACATTAAATTATATGGAGATGATCAAGCCATTGTCTTCTTCATGAGCCTTTCCTCTCATCTTACCACTTCACCCTTAGACCAAGTTTCAACTACTATAAGGGTGTCCAAATCTTCTATCTAATTTAATGGAGTTTCAACTCTATGGCATCTAACAATTGGTTATAATTGTTGGATATAATCCCAACACTAAAGATTCtatataattattaattataaattatcatAATTTCTAGGTGTTGTAACTTGAAGCCTTCAAATAGAATCTATATGCAGAGCTAATCATGTTCCCAACTAGACATGTATATTTTAGATATCCCAGTTTATGGTAAACAAACACAAgtttgtgtatgtatgtgtattGCAAGTAATTCCTCTAACAAAAATAGTGAGTtaagacaaaaaaagaaattttcaatatgTGATGATCAAAATAATGACAAACTTACAAAGGTTGAAACCTAGTATACAATATAAAACTTAACTCTAAAAGCAGGAAgatcatggttttaagaattaCAACTTGCAACTCCGGCCATCCAAGTAGAACCTATATGAAAAGTTAATTATAAATCTCAATACTAATACTTGTGTTAGTTATCTTATTACCATTTAATTACATAATAcactttctgtttttttaacaaACAATTTCTTTGATGAAAATAATGATATACAACATAATAAGGATCCATCTATCTAACAACCACAATAATCATCTATTTATAATGTTTGATATCtattttgcaaaagaaaactaaacaTCCACTTAAACAATTAAGCAGTCATCATAGTTCAAGGGGCATTTTAAATGTAACCTCCCAAATAgacccaatatatatatatataaatctaaACATGTGTTATATATCCTTGTTTACGATAGACATAATTACGTGCATGTGTTTACTGCAAACACTTCATTTTCTAAGGTAAAATAATGACTTTTGACATGATAAGATATCAATACGAAATGAAGGAAATTGtctgagagagaaaaagaaaataatttcataaatcttttcccccccttttttttaaatgcttACAGTAGTTTAAACAGTTAGATCAACAagaaagactttatttattAGTATACTTCATATTCATTTAAGTTTCACCCGGTGGCAACCATAGGCCTGGTAAcattaaatgaaaattgaaCTAGAAGGAACTTATTTTGTGGACATTAAACTAACATTGACAATATAGAGTGCCACTTTAATATTCTGATGAAAAATGACTATTGATTTTGATTGTACAATTCACGCAATTGCAACATTATTGCTTAGAATAATGACCTATTAAATAGTGGGACTATTGATTTAGTTGTAATTATTCATTAATACTTCACAAACTTATAAATTCTTAAAATATTGTTATGTTTTACTTGACTTTTATTGGTGCAAATAATGAATAAGAAAATGATTACATGTTTCAGCAATGATGAACTTTTAATAAATAAACTTCGATGTAGGTTTCCTATTTTACAAAAACAATTATATTTAAACTGATTACAAGGACAAATtcatgaagagagagataatgtCGTTAAACTTTGATGTTGGTTTCCTAATATTACAAAATAACAACAGCTATACTGACTGCATGGATGAATTCAAGTAGACATTTagtgaaaagaaaataactgaCGAACTACTTATGGCTTATGCttacaaaatatataaataaatataaaataatggTGATAGCATAATTGATGATGTGGTGGtctcaataataataataatataattattgcttaatttattattcatttgaaGAAATTATATGAATTGGTTGAAATGCATTATGAATTGAAACAAAGCTAGAATTTATAATATAGAGCTAACATTGTCTTGAATTAAAATTTAGAAGTATTTATCATGTAATTTCTTATTCTCATTTCAATTGTAAACTAACCCTAGGCATATGACAAAATTGCTAATCTTTcaactaaaaaaagaaaaagaaaaagtgagtAATCCGAATGATTTAACTAAATATAACTTAACATCAATAACATTATAATCACTATCTATAAGGTATCTATGGTGGGCAAACTCTCTGTGATACTAAACTTTCTTTGAATTAATCTAAGCAATTTATGAATTACTTAGAATGATTTTCAGAAGGAATATTTTTCATGCAATTTTCAATATAAGGGAGAAAAGGATAGTTTATGAATCAttatttataatgttttttACAAGGattattatataaaaattacaaaaggaaaaaaagaaaaaaaaaaaaaccttcttaggccattttggaaaagaaaaaaaggtataGCATGTTATTCGACAGTTATTCACAAAAATACTCTCCCACCCTTCTTTGTCTTTCTGTATATATTAAAATTTATCTTTCAACAAGCGAAAACTAAATATTCACTTAAATTTGAGTATTTATCATAGTTCAAGGGCATTTTAAATGTCATCTCCCAAATAGACACAACATATAAAACTAATTATATGTCCAAATGAACAAATAATGTTATATATCTTTGTTTATAGTAGACATACCTACATGCATAAGTTTACTATAAACACTATCTATCACCAAAATGATGATTTATAACATAATAAGACACTGATATGAAAGGAAAttgtatgagagagaggggggtaTCTCCATTaaatgttttcttattttaaaatattCACATTAGATTTCTTATTTTTCGCATGTTTTCATTGAGTATTTAAACAATTAGATCACACAAGAAAGGTATTGTTTATGAGTATACTTAACATTCATTTAAGTTCCATCTAATGATAAACATTGGTATGCTAATGACATattaaaactgaactagaaGAAACTTAGAATGATACTTTAATAATATGATGAAAAATGACTCAATCAAATAATACAATTCACTTAAATCTTGTATTATTACTTAGAGCACTGATCTCTTAAATAGTGGGGTTATTGAATTTGTTGTAATTATTCATTAATACTTCATGAAAGTTATAAGGTCTTgatattttgttgtttttcacTAAAGAGTAAGGACATCGCTACATATTCCAATAATgatgaaattgaaaaa is a window encoding:
- the LOC122664409 gene encoding homeobox-leucine zipper protein ANTHOCYANINLESS 2-like isoform X2; translation: MNFGGFFDNSSGVGGGGARVVADISYSNMPAGAIAQPRLVAPSLAKSMFSSPGLSLALQTSMEGHGDASRIGENLDSPATVGRFNREDGYESRSGSDNMEGGSGDDQEADNPKRKKRYHRHTPQQIQELESLFKECPHPDEKQRLELSRRLNLETRQVKFWFQNRRTQMKTQLERHENSILRQENDKLRAENMSIRDAMRNPICTNCGGPAMLGEISLEEQHLRIENARLKDELDRVCALAGKFLGRPISSLATSMPPPMPNSSLELGVGSNGFTGLSGSAATLPLVTDFGGGVSPGGLSVAPPPRTAAAVTSLERSLERSMLLELALSAMDELVKMAQTNEPLWIPNFEGGKETLNHEEYMRVFPSCIGMKPNGFVTEASRETGMVIINSLALVETLMDANRWAEMFPGMIARASTTDAISSGMGGTRNGALQLMHAELQVLSPLVPIREVNFLRFCKQHAEGVWAVVDVSVDTLREASSTAPTFVNCRRLPSGCVVQDMPNGYSKVTWVEHAEYDEGIVHQLYRSLLISGMGFGAQRWVATLQRQCECLAILMSSCVPTRDNAAITPSGRRSMLKLAQRMTDNFCAGVCASAIHKWHKLCSTGNVDADVRVLTRKSIDDPGEPPGVVLSAATSVWLPISPQRLFDFLRDERLRSEWDILSNGAPMQEMAHIAKGQEHGNCVSLLRAGAMNSNHNSMLILQETCIDASGSLVVYAPVDIPAMHVVMNGGDSAYVALLPSGFAIVPDGPGTRGSTTPFGGSNGGNNNNNNISNGGGSRVGGSLLTVAFQILVNNLPTAKLTVESVETVNNLISCTVQKIKAALRCES
- the LOC122664409 gene encoding homeobox-leucine zipper protein ANTHOCYANINLESS 2-like isoform X1; translated protein: MNFGGFFDNSSGVGGGGARVVADISYSNMPAGAIAQPRLVAPSLAKSMFSSPGLSLALQTSMEGHGDASRIGENLDSPATVGRFNREDGYESRSGSDNMEGGSGDDQEADNPKRKKRYHRHTPQQIQELESLFKECPHPDEKQRLELSRRLNLETRQVKFWFQNRRTQMKTQLERHENSILRQENDKLRAENMSIRDAMRNPICTNCGGPAMLGEISLEEQHLRIENARLKDELDRVCALAGKFLGRPISSLATSMPPPMPNSSLELGVGSNGFTGLSGSAATLPLVTDFGGGVSPGGLSVAPPPRTAAAVTSLERSLERSMLLELALSAMDELVKMAQTNEPLWIPNFEGGKETLNHEEYMRVFPSCIGMKPNGFVTEASRETGMVIINSLALVETLMDANRWAEMFPGMIARASTTDAISSGMGGTRNGALQLMHAELQVLSPLVPIREVNFLRFCKQHAEGVWAVVDVSVDTLREASSTAPTFVNCRRLPSGCVVQDMPNGYSKVTWVEHAEYDEGIVHQLYRSLLISGMGFGAQRWVATLQRQCECLAILMSSCVPTRDNAAAITPSGRRSMLKLAQRMTDNFCAGVCASAIHKWHKLCSTGNVDADVRVLTRKSIDDPGEPPGVVLSAATSVWLPISPQRLFDFLRDERLRSEWDILSNGAPMQEMAHIAKGQEHGNCVSLLRAGAMNSNHNSMLILQETCIDASGSLVVYAPVDIPAMHVVMNGGDSAYVALLPSGFAIVPDGPGTRGSTTPFGGSNGGNNNNNNISNGGGSRVGGSLLTVAFQILVNNLPTAKLTVESVETVNNLISCTVQKIKAALRCES